GAGCCTCCTCTCCATTGTGGCACTGCTGGCAAGTGGTCATTCGAGGCCATTCAATGGAATTGAGTGACTCAGCCTCTCCAAGGCCCTTATGGCACGTTGTACACTCTAGTCCATCGTGTACTTCATGGCTAAAAATTACGTCTTCAAAGCTCTTTGGCTTCTCCTTTGCAGCCCTCTCAACCGAATAGTCCTTTTTTGAGCTTTCAACAGTATGGCACACCAAACAGTCTTCGTTGGGATTATCCATGTTTATCTCATGACATTCACCACACGTGTCCATAGAGGGATTTTGCATCTTGCCTTCATCAGTGGCTGTGTGACACTGACTGCACTCGATTTCATTTTCCACCACATGTAGCTTGTGGTTAAACTTAAGATCCCCTTCCTTCTTACAACCAGAAAGGCTTAAGCTTGATAGCGTTAATATGGCCAAAAACAGTATTGTTTTACTTATTATCTGACTCTTCATGACCCGCACCCCTCTACCAACTAAAGTTAATGGTTGCGGTAAGGGCATTTATGCCCGATACCCCAAATTCTCTGTAATAATCGTCTCTCTCATATTCATATTTGAGCTCTGCCCATTTTTCTGGAGCAAGCTTGTAGCGGCAAAGGCCATAGTACTGCTGAGCTGCCTCGCCCTCTATGAGGCTGTTGACATCTTCAGTTTTATAGTAAAAGCCCGCCCCAAGAGTCATCTTTTCAGTGATTTCCTGAGAGAGATCACCGTAAACCGAAGAAGATTCGGCTTCATAAAATTCGTCCCTGTCCTCGTACCATTTGCTATAGCCAAGGGTCAGCTTTGTGCCTTTAAACAGCCACCAATCCTCCATTGAAAATCCTAAGGTCCATCTATAAAAATTGGTGTTATAGAGGTCTTCTTGTGACTCATGACTTAGACGCCTGGCAGTAAGCCTTACAAATGCTGTAAGTCCCTCCTGCCTTGGAATGGGCTGGGACAAAGAAATGGTATAGTCTATATATCCTATCTCCCTCGCAAGATACAGGCGCTTTATATCCTGAGCTAGATTGTCACTTACAGAAAAGGTATAGTCATAGATAAAATCGTCTTCTCTTTTTACCTTGAAGCGCTTATAGACATTTATTCCAATTGTTGTATTCGTTTTGGGACAGGTACCAACAAGGTCTATATTCCAGTCTCTGTTGTGTTCATCTATCAATGCCCATCTGGCCCTTACCTTAAGATCTTCCATAGGGCGCCAGAGGATTCTACCTTCAGTTGAAGTCTTTTGATAAAAGACACTCTCTAGATGGAGGGTGAGATCCCTGTTCGGCCTAAAGGCCAGGTTGATTCCACCAACACCATCTTTGTTAAGATCTGAATAGAGCTGAACAATCGCCCCGCCAAATACCTCGAAATCTAACCAATCCCTTCCTACTGCAGTACCTCTGACGTAAATTCCATCAAAGTGTACTGTCTCTGCGCTGTAGGCATATTGACGGCCAAGCCTTAAATCAATACCTTCAAGAACATCCTTTTTCTCAAAATAGGCATAAAAGGCGTCAAGCCTCTGCCTTTGGTCACTTGATACATCCACATAGTCCTGAAAGATGGATCCAAAGGCTGTTCCATCAAGATCCTTTTGATACTTTCCTAAAAAAGAGAAGGTGACCCCTGTATTTGAGTGTGACATGTCAACACCCAGGACCTCAATAAGATCCTGATCATTTGAATCATCACTCAAAAGGTCACCATTTGGACTGTCAGACCACTGGAGTTTATACTGGGTATTGCTTCGAATCTCTGCATTTCCCCAGCTAAACTCCCGGGCCCATGAAAGTTGCGCACAAAAAAAGACCCCTAACAAAAACATTAGGGGTCCTACCACTAATAAGGAATGTTTTTGGAACTCCCGTCTTGCACTCATGGCTCCCTATCCTCTTTTTTTTATTTTCCCGTGACGACACGGGAATCTTTACCTCCCTAATCTACCCATCCGCGTTGCACGAATGAGTCCCTAAATAGGATGTACCCTTGTTCACTAAGTTAGTCAACATGGAAATTTAAATTTATAATTAGGGCAAAAATAGCTATTAATTTTTTTGATAGCTAGCTACTTTCTGTGGAAAAAATATTTCCGCGACCCGACCCCCAAAAGGATGCCCATCCCCATCAAAGTCACTATTACAGAAGAGCCACCATAACTGAAAAGAGGAAGTGGTACCCCCACGACTGGCATGAGTCCGATAACCATATTTATATTCACTACTGCCTGCCAGAAAAACATGGCAGTTACTCCCACAGCCAAAAAAGATCCAAGGCGTTCATTTGATTCAAATGCAATCTTGAGGCCCCGATATACTACAATGGCATAAAGCAATACCAAAAAGAGTGCCCCAGCAAATCCCCACTCTTCACCCCAAAGACTAAAAGCAAAGTCCGTATGGACCTCAGGCAAAAAACTTAAATGGGCCTGTGTGCCTTTCATAAAACCCTTTCCCCACAAGCCACCTGAGCCAATAGCTACCTTTGACTGGATGATGTGATAGCCTGAGCCGAATGGGTCATTTTCAGGGTCAAGGAAGGTCATTATTCTCCTTTTTTGATAGGGCTTGAGATACTTCCAGACCAAGGGAAGTGCTGAAGCAATGACAACAAATATGGTGACGAACGTAGACCATCTGATTTTGGCAACCAAAACCATGGTCCCAAGGACCATGAGTATCATAACCGCTGTGCCTAGATCCGGTTGTTTTAATATAAGCAAACATGGAATCGCTGCAAAAAAGGCAGGCTTAATTAAATCCTTGAATCCATATATTGGCTTGTCATTTTCATAAAAGTACTTTGAAAAGACAATAACCATTATAATTTTGGCGAATTCAGATGGTTGCAAGTTAAAAAAACCCAGATCAAGCCAACGTTGAGAACCTCCAGCAGATCTCCCAACAAGGAGCACCAACATCAATAGGCCAGTAATAGACCAAAATTGAATATCTGCATAAAGGGCTATTGTTCTATAATCCACAAGACATATCATCAGCATTAAAAGTGTGCCCAATACGCACCAGATGATTTGTTTGAGATAAAATGGGCTATGGGCTACTACACTGGCGCTGTAAAGATTAAGAATGCCAAGACCCATTATTAAAAAGAGAGCCCCCAACAGCACCCAATCAATGGATTTAATAATGCCAAATCTATTCAACATTGAATTCTGTCTTTCGATCAAATCAGAGTGTCCTCCCAGGAAGAAGCATAGGATGCGGGGAACGGCTATTTAACCACGCCTCAATTACCTTTCGGGCTATAGGGGCAGCTACAGATCCACCATGGCCTCCATGTTCCACAATTACAGCCACTGCTATACCAGGGTCTTCACTTGGGGCAAATGCCACAAACCAAGCATGATCTCGATATTCCCAAGGTAGCTTCTCACTCTTTATTCTTTTCTTCTGTTTTATTATCTGAGCAGTACCAGTCTTACCACCAACATTGACCCCTTCTATCCTACAGGCACGACCAGTACCTTTTTTATCTTCAACTACCCCTACTAGGGCCTTCTTTACTGTAGAGAAATACTTCTTTCGGATTGGTAGCCTTGCCTTTATTATGGGGTTAAACTTTTGCTTTACTTTCCCCCTTTGAGTTCTAATCTCCTCTAAATAGGTTGGTTGGAAAAGAGTCCCACCATTGGCTACAGCAGCAATTAAATTGGCTGCCTGAAGCGGTGTTACTGTCAAGAATCCCTGTCCAATACTTACATTTAATGTCTCACCCTTTTGCCATGGCTCTTTGAAGACCCTCTCCTTCCACTCCCGGGTAGGCACAAGCCCTGCCTTCTCTCCTGGCAAATTTATCCCCGTCTGCTCTCCTAACCCGAAGAGCCTTGCATAGTGTGAAATCTTATCTATACCCATTTTAAGGCTAACCTGATAGAAATACACGTCACAGGATTCCACAATAGCCTTGTACAGATTGGTCTCTCCATGCCCCCTCCAGTCCCAACACCTGAATAGCCTTCTACCTAGTCTGAAATAGCCATTGCATCGATATGTGGTCCTGGGCGTAACCAGCCCCTCCTGTAATGCCCCTAAGGCCACTACTATCTTAAATATAGAACCAGGAGGATATGCCCCTTGAATAGCTTTATTCAGTAGAGGACGCGTAATCTTGTCGTTTAACTTCTTCCACTCTTCAGTTGAGAGCGATTTGATAAAAAGCCCGGGATCAAATCCAGGTGTACTTACAAGACACAAAACACGCCCTGTCTTTGGTTCCAGAGCGACAACTGCACCTATTTCATCACCCAGGGCCTTCAATGCCGCCTTTTGAAGGGTGGAATCAATTGTAAGGTAGAGCTCATCACCTGGTCTTGGAGGGACTGTATCGAGCACCCTGACAAGCCTTCCCTTGGCATCGATCTCCACGCGCTTTA
The Dissulfuribacter thermophilus genome window above contains:
- a CDS encoding cytochrome c3 family protein → MKSQIISKTILFLAILTLSSLSLSGCKKEGDLKFNHKLHVVENEIECSQCHTATDEGKMQNPSMDTCGECHEINMDNPNEDCLVCHTVESSKKDYSVERAAKEKPKSFEDVIFSHEVHDGLECTTCHKGLGEAESLNSIEWPRMTTCQQCHNGEEAPKSCATCHEKVRKDVPPESHHGDWAMHHGFESRFDKSCEYCHGKDKKFCQECHRTKKPKDHIFNWKTTQHGVEATHDRRLCATCHVASFCSDCHRSQKPISHKAADWIAFIPEPRHAEEAIKNFRSCNVCHTTADCLRCHSNIILRQEK
- the rodA gene encoding rod shape-determining protein RodA, translated to MIERQNSMLNRFGIIKSIDWVLLGALFLIMGLGILNLYSASVVAHSPFYLKQIIWCVLGTLLMLMICLVDYRTIALYADIQFWSITGLLMLVLLVGRSAGGSQRWLDLGFFNLQPSEFAKIIMVIVFSKYFYENDKPIYGFKDLIKPAFFAAIPCLLILKQPDLGTAVMILMVLGTMVLVAKIRWSTFVTIFVVIASALPLVWKYLKPYQKRRIMTFLDPENDPFGSGYHIIQSKVAIGSGGLWGKGFMKGTQAHLSFLPEVHTDFAFSLWGEEWGFAGALFLVLLYAIVVYRGLKIAFESNERLGSFLAVGVTAMFFWQAVVNINMVIGLMPVVGVPLPLFSYGGSSVIVTLMGMGILLGVGSRKYFFHRK
- the mrdA gene encoding penicillin-binding protein 2, which encodes MSELRSLRRKKEYLQLKKFDEKGQRERTKFFLTLVLFSLVVFSLIGVRLFKMQVIEYEKYKLKAENNRFRSIKLQPLRGTILDHAGRPLATVRPAFNLVFYREGPFKRQIEVLSRLSDITGIELPVLQAKVLEANKKGLPRYMPVVLLRDIDWDLLSRIEAKLHRLPGLDVTIVPKRRYPQGHIAPHLIGYIDEVSLDDLKNGRFPFARPGDFVGKSGVEFVYEEALRGTPGVKRVEIDAKGRLVRVLDTVPPRPGDELYLTIDSTLQKAALKALGDEIGAVVALEPKTGRVLCLVSTPGFDPGLFIKSLSTEEWKKLNDKITRPLLNKAIQGAYPPGSIFKIVVALGALQEGLVTPRTTYRCNGYFRLGRRLFRCWDWRGHGETNLYKAIVESCDVYFYQVSLKMGIDKISHYARLFGLGEQTGINLPGEKAGLVPTREWKERVFKEPWQKGETLNVSIGQGFLTVTPLQAANLIAAVANGGTLFQPTYLEEIRTQRGKVKQKFNPIIKARLPIRKKYFSTVKKALVGVVEDKKGTGRACRIEGVNVGGKTGTAQIIKQKKRIKSEKLPWEYRDHAWFVAFAPSEDPGIAVAVIVEHGGHGGSVAAPIARKVIEAWLNSRSPHPMLLPGRTL